One segment of Antennarius striatus isolate MH-2024 chromosome 5, ASM4005453v1, whole genome shotgun sequence DNA contains the following:
- the LOC137595207 gene encoding SPRY domain-containing protein 3-like, with the protein MDDINLHYRILNWRRRIREIREVRAVRYRERLKRMLRDGDVLRYHGNSDEVGCFVAARPLSRRNPYYEVTIIDTGVRGMIAVGLVPQSYKLDHQPGWLPESVAFHADDGKLYNGNTVGQQFGPKCCRGDRIGCGISPESDDGQLTVFFTKNGKELGSVELPAAPDALYPAVGMHSLGEEVLLDLNAEWRTEEDDGQMIVDSHEEDWGRLYDVRVTGMLLEYVGKGKSIVDVGLAQARRPLNTRFHYYELEITDAGEKCYIALGLACRSYPKNRHPGWSRGSIAYHADDGKLFHGSGVGDPFGPRCFEGDIMGCGILFPLDYSLDCGDDADDCDVEVFQKPSEVQNDLYAGKEDDEQEGEDVEGRKVMVFFTRNGKVVGRREVALPAGGLYPTIGMMSSGEKVRVDLQPLSG; encoded by the exons ATGGACGACATAAACCTTCATTATCGCATTCTGAACTGGAGGAGGCGAATTCGAGAAATTCGTGAAGTGAGAGCGGTGCGTTATCGGGAGCGGCTCAAAAGGATGCTTAGAGATGGTGACGTCCTCAG GTATCATGGGAATTCAGATGAAGTTGGTTGTTTTGTGGCAGCGCGGCCATTATCAAGACGAAATCCATATTATGAA GTGACCATCATTGATACAGGAGTGAGGGGAATGATCGCTGTTGGTTTGGTTCCTCAGTCCTATAAGCTGGACCATCAGCCGGGCTGGCTCCCAGAATCTGTAGCTTTTCATGCTGATGATGGCAA GTTGTATAATGGTAACACTGTAGGACAGCAGTTTGGTCCAAAATGCTGCAGAGGTGATAGAATTGGCTGTGGAATATCCCCGGAGTCTGATGATGGACAGCTGACAGTGTTCTTCACCAAAAACGGCAAGGAG CTGGGCAGTGTGGAACTCCCAGCGGCTCCTGATGCCCTCTACCCGGCCGTGGGAATGCACTCGCTGGGGGAAGAAGTGCTGCTGGACCTGAATGCTGAATGGAGGACGGAGGAagatgatggacagatgatAGTGGACAGTCATGAAGAGGACTGGGGCCGCCTTTATGATGTCAGGGTGACTGGCATG CTGCTGGAGTATGTGGGTAAAGGAAAGAGCATCGTGGACGTGGGTTTGGCTCAGGCCCGTCGGCCCCTCAACACTCGCTTCCACTACTATGAGCTGGAGATCACAGATGCTGGAGAGAAGTGTTACATCGCCCTGGGGTTGGCATGCAGA AGCTACCCCAAAAACAGACACCCTGGCTGGAGCAGAGGGTCCATTGCATATCATGCAG ACGATGGAAAGTTGTTCCATGGAAGCGGGGTTGGCGACCCCTTCGGACCGCGCTGCTTTGAAGGGGACATTATGGGATGTGGGATCCTGTTTCCACTTGACTACAGCCTGGATTGCGGAG ATGATGCAGACGACTGTGATGTGGAGGTGTTTCAAAAACCCAGTGAAGTTCAGAATGACCTGTATGCAGGCAAAGAAGACGATGAACAAGAGGGAGAAGACGTAGAGGGGAGGAAGGTCATG GTTTTCTTCACCAGAAATGGGAAGGTGGTGGGCCGAAGGGAAGTAGCCTTACCTGCAGGAGGCTTGTACCCCACCATTGGAATGATGAGCAGCGGTGAGAAGGTCAGAGTGGACCTGCAGCCTCTCAGCGGCTGA
- the LOC137595473 gene encoding insulin-like growth factor-binding protein 6, whose translation MLLYLNILMLLLLLSGALSSPVPLTKPSSGCPTCKSNTTALGIGEPCGVYTLSCAQDLRCAPPVDEARPLRALLEGRGVCSNTSTIGPTKNKTAEPAHAEDPDEAPCRKLLTTLIRGLDAHLFDPHHDIYMPNCDKGGFFRRKQCWSSRGKRRGRCWCVDKDGMPVPSNTKQKGGTSC comes from the exons ATGCTTCTGTATCTAAACATCCTGATGCTGCTCCTCCTTCTGTCGGGTGCGCTGTCAAGCCCCGTCCCACTGACCAAACCGTCCAGCGGATGTCCCACCTGTAAATCAAACACCACCGCTCTGGGCATTGGAGAACCATGTGGAGTCTACACTCTGAGCTGTGCCCAGGATCTACGATGTGCACCTCCGGTGGATGAAGCCAGGCCCCTCCGTGCCCTTCTGGAAGGCAGGGGAGTCTGCAGCAACACCAGCACCATTGGTCCCACTAAAAATAAGACAGCAG AACCAGCACACGCTGAGGATCCAGACGAG GCTCCATGTCGTAAACTGCTAACTACACTCATCAGAGGTCTTGATGCCCATTTATTCGACCCCCATCATGACATCTACATGCCCAACTGTGACAAGGGTGGCTTTTTCAGAAGGAAGCAG TGTTGGTCTTCTCGAGGTAAACGACGTGGCAGATGCTGGTGTGTGGATAAAGACGGCATGCCGGTCCCATCTAACACCAAGCAGAAAGGCGGAACAAGCTGTTAA